In Plodia interpunctella isolate USDA-ARS_2022_Savannah chromosome 19, ilPloInte3.2, whole genome shotgun sequence, a genomic segment contains:
- the Golgin84 gene encoding golgin subfamily A member 5 isoform X2, which produces MDWFADLAGKAENILTSLDESTGAALRNHNPVKVKKIDGISNTEPIWKKNPSPPPRVPPKKYTAASETRSIYMPPRKPSLPFQPTHSTTKETPELKEKPFKKKLPTRRVQHYTLNHCPKTLVGDIKGSDVDDTYGLRQRRYHSSLPEDLDLINTESFTYRMQNLEVENAMLKNELNVMNREVSELLEKLRKAEDEQKDTSSRLADVQIVKHQLCAEKENLSSQLAQLKLKIQDVTITEVTKLKDQNARLEKEVKLLDDRNNELEDKIKRLTEKNHERDQSQTKVENDLRHAQATISDLENDLERSKAECLRLEKDWETYKLRVKSMLYAKDSEIKSLQEGLNLTEDTKVLIEQLESLKEEREVLSESILRVRNECDNMKQHIDQLESRHNSAERVVSALREALRDERAARNRTETQCIAMGKELKSIQIETGQTIANLRTALREKENEIIQLRESVSVPTTAPSALNVGDYDVMQETIDNDKIHYLTNTLVQKQEKIDSLLADNNMLKIQLDKLQSKYKAEVQQNKQSVVNVQDTEYRRTRPPSALSKLSLRMGVALKRYPVFSLFILVYMIGLHFWVLTVLLTSSPDGYIQRNSKS; this is translated from the exons ATGGACTGGTTTGCCGATCTTGCCGGGAAAGCAGAGAATATACTCACAAGTTTAGACGAGTCAACTGGTGCGGCATTGCGAAACCACAACCCagtaaaagtgaaaaaaatcgATGGCATCTCTAACACCGAACCAATTTGGAAAAAGAACCCTAGTCCACCTCCTAGAGTTcctccaaaaaaatatacagcaGCCTCGGAAACTAGGTCCATATATATGCCACCAAGGAAACCTTCACTGCCATTTCAGCCAACTCATTCAACAACAAAAGAAACTCCGGAGTTGAAAGAAAAGccttttaaaaagaaattaccGACTAGAAGAGTGCAACATTATACTCTCAACCATTGCCCTAAGACCTTGGTAGGGGATATTAAGGGTTCTGATGTAGATGATACTTATGGTTTGAGGCAAAGGA gaTACCATTCTAGTTTACCAGAGGATTTAGACCTGATAAATACAGAGAGCTTCACATATAGGATGCAAAATTTGGAAGTTGAAAATGCAATGTTGAAAAATGAACTCAATGTAATGAACAGAGAAGTTTCAGAACTGCTTGAGAAACTGCGCAAGGCTGAGGATG AACAAAAGGATACAAGCAGCAGATTAGCGGATGTGCAGATAGTTAAACATCAATTGTGTGCAGAGAAAGAGAACTTAAGTTCCCAATTGGCTCAGCTCAAGCTTAAGATCCAAGATGTTACCATAACAGAGGTGACCAAGCTTAAGGACCAGAATGCCCGACTGGAAAAAGAAGTGAAGCTACTGGATGATAGGAATAATGAGTTGGAGGATAA AATCAAGCGACTCACAGAAAAGAACCATGAAAGAGATCAATCTCAAACAAAAGTTGAGAATGACCTTCGCCACGCTCAAGCTACTATCTCTGACCTTGAGAATGACCTTGAGAGGTCCAAAGCCGAGTGTCTCCGACTGGAGAAAGACTGGGAGACTTATAAACTAAGAGTCAAGAGTATGCTTTATGCTAAGGATAGTGAGATAAAGTCTTTGCAAGAAGGATTGAATTTGACTGAGGATACAAAGGTTTTGATTGAGCAGTTGGAAAGTTTGAA AGAAGAAAGGGAGGTATTGTCAGAATCGATACTCCGAGTGCGTAACGAATGCGACAATATGAAACAACACATCGATCAGTTagaatcgagacacaattCTGCTGAGAGGGTCGTGTCTGCATTGAGGGAGGCATTGAGAGACGAACGAGCTGCCAGAAATAGGACAGAGACGCAGTGCATCGCTATGgggaaa GAGTTAAAATCCATCCAAATCGAGACGGGCCAGACGATAGCCAACCTTCGAACAGCGTTACGCGAGAAAGAGAACGAGATAATTCAACTAAGAGAGTCCGTCTCTGTCCCGACCACAGCTCCTAGCGCCCTCAATGTGGGCGACTATGACGTCATGCAGGAGACCATAGACAACGACAAGATTCACTACCTGACGAACACGCTCGTGCAGAAACAAGAGAAGATCGACTCGCTCCTGGCTGATAATAATATGCTCAAGATTCAGTTAGATAAACTAcag TCTAAATACAAGGCAGAAGTACAACAAAACAAGCAGAGCGTGGTCAACGTGCAAGACACGGAGTACAGACGTACCCGCCCCCCCTCCGCCCTCTCCAAGCTGTCCCTCAGGATGGGAGTGGCCCTGAAGAGGTACCCAGTGTTTAGCCTGTTCATCTTGGTGTATATG ATTGGTCTACACTTCTGGGTGCTCACAGTTTTATTGACGAGCTCACCAGATGGCTACATACAGAGAAATAGCAAATCGTGA
- the Golgin84 gene encoding golgin subfamily A member 5 isoform X1 — protein MDWFADLAGKAENILTSLDESTGAALRNHNPVKVKKIDGISNTEPIWKKNPSPPPRVPPKKYTAASETRSIYMPPRKPSLPFQPTHSTTKETPELKEKPFKKKLPTRRVQHYTLNHCPKTLVGDIKGSDVDDTYGLRQRRYHSSLPEDLDLINTESFTYRMQNLEVENAMLKNELNVMNREVSELLEKLRKAEDGNSVVNGITEQKDTSSRLADVQIVKHQLCAEKENLSSQLAQLKLKIQDVTITEVTKLKDQNARLEKEVKLLDDRNNELEDKIKRLTEKNHERDQSQTKVENDLRHAQATISDLENDLERSKAECLRLEKDWETYKLRVKSMLYAKDSEIKSLQEGLNLTEDTKVLIEQLESLKEEREVLSESILRVRNECDNMKQHIDQLESRHNSAERVVSALREALRDERAARNRTETQCIAMGKELKSIQIETGQTIANLRTALREKENEIIQLRESVSVPTTAPSALNVGDYDVMQETIDNDKIHYLTNTLVQKQEKIDSLLADNNMLKIQLDKLQSKYKAEVQQNKQSVVNVQDTEYRRTRPPSALSKLSLRMGVALKRYPVFSLFILVYMIGLHFWVLTVLLTSSPDGYIQRNSKS, from the exons ATGGACTGGTTTGCCGATCTTGCCGGGAAAGCAGAGAATATACTCACAAGTTTAGACGAGTCAACTGGTGCGGCATTGCGAAACCACAACCCagtaaaagtgaaaaaaatcgATGGCATCTCTAACACCGAACCAATTTGGAAAAAGAACCCTAGTCCACCTCCTAGAGTTcctccaaaaaaatatacagcaGCCTCGGAAACTAGGTCCATATATATGCCACCAAGGAAACCTTCACTGCCATTTCAGCCAACTCATTCAACAACAAAAGAAACTCCGGAGTTGAAAGAAAAGccttttaaaaagaaattaccGACTAGAAGAGTGCAACATTATACTCTCAACCATTGCCCTAAGACCTTGGTAGGGGATATTAAGGGTTCTGATGTAGATGATACTTATGGTTTGAGGCAAAGGA gaTACCATTCTAGTTTACCAGAGGATTTAGACCTGATAAATACAGAGAGCTTCACATATAGGATGCAAAATTTGGAAGTTGAAAATGCAATGTTGAAAAATGAACTCAATGTAATGAACAGAGAAGTTTCAGAACTGCTTGAGAAACTGCGCAAGGCTGAGGATGGTAATAGTGTAGTAAATGGTATCACAG AACAAAAGGATACAAGCAGCAGATTAGCGGATGTGCAGATAGTTAAACATCAATTGTGTGCAGAGAAAGAGAACTTAAGTTCCCAATTGGCTCAGCTCAAGCTTAAGATCCAAGATGTTACCATAACAGAGGTGACCAAGCTTAAGGACCAGAATGCCCGACTGGAAAAAGAAGTGAAGCTACTGGATGATAGGAATAATGAGTTGGAGGATAA AATCAAGCGACTCACAGAAAAGAACCATGAAAGAGATCAATCTCAAACAAAAGTTGAGAATGACCTTCGCCACGCTCAAGCTACTATCTCTGACCTTGAGAATGACCTTGAGAGGTCCAAAGCCGAGTGTCTCCGACTGGAGAAAGACTGGGAGACTTATAAACTAAGAGTCAAGAGTATGCTTTATGCTAAGGATAGTGAGATAAAGTCTTTGCAAGAAGGATTGAATTTGACTGAGGATACAAAGGTTTTGATTGAGCAGTTGGAAAGTTTGAA AGAAGAAAGGGAGGTATTGTCAGAATCGATACTCCGAGTGCGTAACGAATGCGACAATATGAAACAACACATCGATCAGTTagaatcgagacacaattCTGCTGAGAGGGTCGTGTCTGCATTGAGGGAGGCATTGAGAGACGAACGAGCTGCCAGAAATAGGACAGAGACGCAGTGCATCGCTATGgggaaa GAGTTAAAATCCATCCAAATCGAGACGGGCCAGACGATAGCCAACCTTCGAACAGCGTTACGCGAGAAAGAGAACGAGATAATTCAACTAAGAGAGTCCGTCTCTGTCCCGACCACAGCTCCTAGCGCCCTCAATGTGGGCGACTATGACGTCATGCAGGAGACCATAGACAACGACAAGATTCACTACCTGACGAACACGCTCGTGCAGAAACAAGAGAAGATCGACTCGCTCCTGGCTGATAATAATATGCTCAAGATTCAGTTAGATAAACTAcag TCTAAATACAAGGCAGAAGTACAACAAAACAAGCAGAGCGTGGTCAACGTGCAAGACACGGAGTACAGACGTACCCGCCCCCCCTCCGCCCTCTCCAAGCTGTCCCTCAGGATGGGAGTGGCCCTGAAGAGGTACCCAGTGTTTAGCCTGTTCATCTTGGTGTATATG ATTGGTCTACACTTCTGGGTGCTCACAGTTTTATTGACGAGCTCACCAGATGGCTACATACAGAGAAATAGCAAATCGTGA